The bacterium genome contains a region encoding:
- a CDS encoding tetratricopeptide repeat protein produces the protein MKLNCSAKIVIICVLLTIVTGAVYWQLTGSKFVIYDDPVFVTENQHINGLTYKNILWAVTGTVNGNWQPAIWLTYMLDYQLFGLDPGAFHFTNLILHIANALLLLILLHRMTGSLWKSAFVAAIFALHPLHVESVAWISERKDVLSTLFWLLTTLAYIRYAEKPNLRRYALVLIVFALGLMAKPMLVTLPIILLLLDYWPLGRLKAKAHTCDDTKPVPLKKLVLEKVPPAILALGAVIITLVTQISVGATSEMGKCGFGVKAANAIVCYFAYIRKMIWPCDLAIFYPHPLDTLPQWLVVSCGVALVAITYILVRSRKRPYALVGWLWYLITLLPVIGFVQVGLQAMADRYTYVPMIGIAIMIAWSVPETLLKVWRGRALVAFIALTIITALTVCTYRQVSYWHDDFTLLNRAIEIVPKNSLANGLLGSAYYKAGNEDAAEQYFREALRALPRYYIIRHNLASLLVKQKRLDEAAECLEETLHFYPNDAYTHLQIGTLYLMQSKLDLAEEHLRKVIRLYPSKPRAHGFLGIVFVKKGKLDVAIDQLSRAVEISPKNKIFVRWLDYARSLQAQNKLDKEK, from the coding sequence GTGAAGCTCAATTGCAGCGCAAAAATAGTTATAATTTGCGTTCTGCTCACCATTGTGACCGGAGCGGTGTACTGGCAGTTGACCGGGTCCAAGTTCGTGATTTATGACGATCCGGTGTTTGTCACAGAAAATCAGCACATAAACGGCCTGACATATAAGAACATACTCTGGGCTGTGACGGGAACCGTAAACGGCAACTGGCAGCCCGCGATATGGCTCACATATATGCTGGATTATCAGCTCTTTGGCCTCGATCCGGGAGCATTTCATTTCACTAATCTGATACTGCACATAGCCAATGCACTGCTGTTGTTGATTCTGCTGCACCGCATGACCGGCTCGCTCTGGAAAAGTGCGTTCGTTGCAGCAATATTTGCGCTCCATCCGCTGCATGTGGAATCGGTTGCGTGGATATCGGAGCGAAAAGATGTGCTCAGCACGCTATTTTGGCTGCTCACGACGCTTGCTTATATTCGATATGCTGAAAAGCCGAATCTGCGCAGGTATGCCTTGGTGCTCATCGTCTTTGCACTCGGGCTGATGGCCAAACCGATGCTGGTCACTCTGCCGATCATTCTCCTCCTGCTCGATTACTGGCCGCTGGGCAGGCTGAAGGCAAAAGCACATACATGCGATGATACCAAACCGGTCCCGTTGAAAAAGCTCGTTCTTGAAAAAGTGCCGCCGGCCATTCTTGCGCTGGGCGCTGTCATTATTACCCTAGTGACTCAGATATCTGTGGGCGCTACGAGTGAAATGGGGAAGTGCGGCTTTGGAGTAAAGGCAGCCAATGCAATCGTTTGTTATTTTGCATATATCAGAAAGATGATCTGGCCTTGTGACCTCGCTATTTTCTATCCGCACCCCTTGGACACACTACCCCAGTGGCTCGTTGTCTCTTGTGGGGTTGCATTGGTCGCGATTACCTACATCCTGGTGCGCTCACGAAAAAGACCTTACGCGCTTGTCGGGTGGCTGTGGTACCTGATAACACTATTACCGGTGATCGGGTTTGTTCAGGTGGGATTGCAGGCTATGGCGGATAGATATACATATGTTCCTATGATCGGGATAGCAATTATGATCGCCTGGAGCGTGCCTGAAACACTGCTCAAAGTCTGGCGCGGAAGGGCTCTGGTCGCGTTTATTGCACTCACAATAATTACTGCGCTCACTGTCTGCACCTATAGACAGGTCAGCTATTGGCATGACGATTTCACGCTGCTCAATCGTGCGATCGAAATTGTCCCCAAAAACAGTCTGGCAAATGGTCTGCTTGGCTCCGCATATTACAAAGCAGGCAATGAAGATGCCGCAGAACAATATTTTCGCGAGGCCTTGCGCGCACTGCCAAGGTACTATATCATCAGACATAATCTCGCATCGTTATTGGTCAAACAAAAACGCCTGGATGAAGCGGCTGAGTGCCTTGAAGAAACTCTGCATTTTTATCCGAATGATGCATATACGCATCTGCAGATCGGCACTTTATACCTTATGCAGTCAAAGCTGGATCTTGCGGAGGAGCATTTAAGAAAGGTTATACGACTATACCCGAGTAAACCTAGAGCACATGGGTTCCTCGGGATTGTGTTTGTCAAAAAAGGTAAGCTGGACGTTGCCATAGACCAACTGTCCAGAGCTGTTGAGATATCCCCCAAAAACAAGATATTTGTGAGATGGCTCGATTATGCCAGATCGCTGCAAGCTCAAAATAAGCTTGACAAGGAGAAATAA
- a CDS encoding tetratricopeptide repeat protein produces MRLKYLKIKPGRYKTLLICALLAVLTAAVYWQVGGFELLSFDDAKCVTNNPHIKGFTIQNLRWAASGVINSNWQPVIWLSYMLDYQFFGLDAGAFHLVNLIIHIANTLLLLYLLKRMTGSLWKSAFVAAIFALHPLHVESVAWVAERKDVLSTLFWLLTMFAYIRYAEKPNLRRYIVVAVVFAFGLMAKPMLVTVPIILLLLDYWPLGRLKLKQPAPVSLKWLIVEKVPLVVMAMAVSVITLITQKAGFSTAEINPFPIGVRIANAIYCYVVYLRKILWPDDLAAFYPHPGSYLSPWVVADSAILIIVLTWLAACSRRKPYALVGWLWYLITLVPVIGLVQVGNQALADRYTYVPMIGIAVIIAWGIPDLLLKKQKNAKIGIAAFAAIIAITAITICTYRQAGYWENDITLFSHAVEVVPNNYLAHNNLGSKFYDQGDEAAAEMHFRKAIRIEPTDLFAYHNLVRLLYGQNRFNEAKKILRTTLKIYPDDGLAQIQLGSIYLQQSKPKLAEPHLRKAVSLHPKSATAHEYLGIALINNDKINEAIIQLSKAARLSPENTEIKTVLEYAKSLKKAQ; encoded by the coding sequence ATGAGACTCAAATACCTAAAAATCAAACCAGGTAGATATAAAACACTACTCATATGCGCTCTGCTTGCAGTCTTGACGGCTGCAGTGTATTGGCAAGTCGGGGGATTTGAACTATTGTCCTTTGATGACGCCAAGTGTGTTACAAACAATCCACATATCAAGGGCTTCACTATACAAAACCTGCGGTGGGCGGCATCCGGAGTCATCAACAGCAACTGGCAGCCTGTGATATGGCTCTCATATATGTTGGACTATCAGTTCTTTGGACTCGACGCCGGTGCGTTTCATCTAGTTAACCTGATAATCCACATTGCCAATACGCTGCTGCTGCTTTATCTGCTCAAACGGATGACCGGCTCATTATGGAAAAGCGCGTTTGTGGCGGCAATATTTGCGCTCCATCCGCTGCATGTGGAATCCGTGGCATGGGTCGCAGAGCGCAAAGACGTGCTCAGCACTCTGTTTTGGCTGCTCACTATGTTTGCCTACATCCGTTATGCTGAAAAGCCGAATCTGAGACGATATATCGTCGTGGCGGTTGTCTTTGCATTCGGGCTTATGGCAAAACCTATGCTGGTCACTGTGCCTATTATTCTTCTCCTGCTCGACTACTGGCCGCTTGGCAGGCTGAAGCTCAAACAACCGGCGCCAGTTTCGTTGAAATGGCTGATTGTTGAAAAAGTGCCTTTGGTCGTGATGGCGATGGCTGTTTCAGTCATAACCTTAATCACGCAAAAGGCCGGCTTTTCGACGGCCGAGATCAACCCGTTTCCGATTGGAGTGAGAATTGCCAATGCGATCTATTGTTACGTTGTCTATCTCAGGAAAATTCTCTGGCCGGACGATCTTGCAGCTTTTTATCCGCACCCAGGCTCATACCTGTCACCATGGGTGGTGGCAGACAGCGCAATACTCATCATTGTTCTGACATGGCTGGCTGCATGCTCGCGCAGGAAGCCGTATGCATTGGTCGGCTGGCTGTGGTATTTGATAACACTCGTGCCGGTGATCGGACTGGTTCAGGTAGGCAATCAGGCATTGGCGGATAGATATACATATGTCCCTATGATCGGGATCGCTGTTATCATCGCATGGGGCATACCTGATCTTCTCCTAAAAAAACAAAAGAATGCAAAGATTGGGATCGCTGCATTTGCGGCAATTATCGCAATTACCGCCATAACAATATGCACATATCGGCAGGCGGGCTATTGGGAAAATGATATTACGCTGTTTAGTCACGCAGTGGAGGTTGTCCCAAACAATTATCTTGCACACAATAATCTCGGCAGCAAATTCTATGACCAGGGTGATGAAGCCGCAGCAGAAATGCACTTCCGTAAAGCCATCAGAATAGAACCAACCGATCTGTTCGCATATCACAATCTGGTGAGATTATTGTATGGCCAAAACCGGTTTAACGAGGCGAAAAAAATCCTTCGCACCACACTGAAAATATATCCTGATGACGGCCTTGCTCAAATACAACTCGGCTCTATATATCTTCAGCAATCCAAGCCCAAACTCGCGGAACCGCATCTGAGAAAAGCCGTCAGTCTGCATCCGAAAAGCGCCACGGCTCATGAATACCTGGGTATCGCACTTATCAACAATGACAAGATCAATGAAGCCATTATACAGCTCTCAAAAGCCGCAAGACTTTCACCGGAAAACACCGAAATCAAAACAGTGCTCGAATATGCCAAGTCACTCAAAAAAGCACAATGA
- a CDS encoding dienelactone hydrolase family protein, with protein sequence MRTTIDRLVHIEGKGIRLEGMLGVPENAIGVVLFAHGSGSSRLSPRNQFVANYLRGEGLATLLIDLLEPEEAEDRSKVFDIALLADRLKMATDWLQKNDSTADLQIGYFGASTGAAAALMAAADKPEIGAVVSRGGRPDLALEFLSQVKSPTLLIVGGMDVPVIQMNRQAYELLGGQKQMVIVPGATHLFEEAGALEEVARLAAEWFGRYLESD encoded by the coding sequence ATGAGAACAACAATCGACAGGCTGGTTCATATCGAGGGGAAAGGAATACGCCTGGAAGGGATGCTGGGTGTGCCCGAAAATGCCATCGGAGTGGTGCTGTTCGCGCACGGAAGCGGCAGCAGTCGGCTCAGCCCGAGAAATCAGTTCGTGGCTAATTACCTCAGAGGTGAAGGGCTTGCCACCCTCTTGATCGACCTGCTCGAACCTGAGGAAGCCGAGGACAGAAGCAAGGTATTCGATATTGCACTGCTTGCAGACAGGCTGAAAATGGCAACGGACTGGCTGCAGAAAAACGACTCCACAGCCGACCTGCAAATCGGCTATTTCGGAGCAAGCACAGGCGCAGCCGCAGCTCTTATGGCCGCTGCCGACAAGCCGGAGATTGGCGCAGTTGTCTCGCGAGGCGGCAGACCCGACCTCGCCCTGGAATTCCTGTCACAGGTAAAATCACCCACCCTGCTGATTGTGGGAGGAATGGACGTGCCTGTGATCCAAATGAACAGGCAGGCATATGAACTGCTCGGCGGGCAGAAGCAGATGGTGATTGTCCCTGGAGCGACACATCTGTTTGAAGAGGCGGGAGCACTCGAAGAAGTCGCACGACTGGCTGCGGAATGGTTCGGCAGATATCTGGAATCTGATTAG
- a CDS encoding RCC1 repeat-containing protein, with the protein MKLNGFVIGFVLVFLSLGSNVWAVKAISVAAGYNHTVALMSDGTVWAWGDNSHGQIGDGTCTTTRSTPVKTSITEVESIAAGYNGTAAIRNDEMVWTWGQNAWGQIGDGTTTNRYFPVQVVNFTGVVAVSAGGNFTVALKADGTVWAWGMNSSGELGDGTTTNRLTPVRVVGLDSIVDISAGAGHTVALKNDGTVWAWGTSRYFQVGDGTYIPVQVSGLSGIVAIAAGFGHILALKDDGTVWAWGGNGHGELGDGTTTKRLTPVQVQGLDGVIAVSAGWYYTAAIKSDGTVWTWGINHYGQLGDGTYTSRSTPAQVLGIDGVIGIAAGAYHTVALKNDGTVWAWGNNACGQLGNGNEAVNTLPRTVLGFEPLSTAKARSSESQILAMDCVVTGKFDDCIYVEDTNRLCGIKVAPAPSEAELGKLISIYGTLTTIDGEKAISLSSYDLLTDSASVSPLGMTNQCLGGGDFLYDGTTGEGQQGIYGWQLVKNADTGKLEKKWQKLAGINNIGLLVRVWGKVIDVDTASTPSWFKISDGSLNNVKVSVPTGVSIPSMGDVVAVTGISSCEMSGDELTNLVRVRQQSDIE; encoded by the coding sequence ATGAAGCTGAACGGGTTTGTAATCGGTTTTGTGCTAGTGTTTTTGTCTCTTGGTTCAAATGTTTGGGCGGTAAAGGCAATCTCTGTTGCGGCGGGCTACAATCACACTGTGGCCTTGATGAGCGACGGCACTGTATGGGCTTGGGGAGACAACAGCCATGGTCAGATTGGAGATGGAACTTGTACCACTACTAGATCTACACCAGTTAAGACATCCATCACTGAAGTTGAATCAATAGCGGCTGGTTACAATGGCACGGCTGCCATCAGAAATGACGAAATGGTGTGGACCTGGGGACAAAATGCCTGGGGTCAGATCGGCGATGGGACTACAACCAACAGATACTTTCCCGTGCAAGTTGTCAACTTTACTGGAGTTGTCGCTGTATCGGCAGGTGGTAATTTCACGGTAGCCCTAAAAGCAGACGGCACCGTATGGGCGTGGGGAATGAATAGCAGTGGTGAACTAGGCGACGGAACCACGACTAACAGGCTTACTCCAGTGCGTGTTGTTGGCCTCGATAGTATAGTTGATATCTCTGCAGGCGCTGGTCACACAGTTGCGCTGAAAAATGATGGAACGGTATGGGCCTGGGGAACAAGCCGCTACTTTCAGGTTGGTGATGGGACATATATCCCAGTGCAAGTCTCCGGGTTATCTGGAATAGTTGCCATCGCCGCCGGTTTTGGACATATATTAGCTCTGAAAGATGATGGCACGGTGTGGGCTTGGGGTGGCAATGGACATGGCGAACTGGGCGATGGAACAACTACCAAAAGGCTGACACCGGTACAAGTTCAAGGGCTTGATGGAGTCATTGCTGTCTCGGCAGGCTGGTATTATACGGCGGCTATTAAAAGCGACGGCACAGTCTGGACGTGGGGAATCAACCATTACGGACAGTTAGGAGATGGAACATATACATCCAGGTCAACTCCAGCGCAGGTTTTGGGTATTGACGGTGTTATTGGCATTGCAGCAGGTGCTTACCATACAGTGGCGCTAAAGAATGACGGCACTGTGTGGGCATGGGGCAATAATGCATGTGGCCAATTAGGTAATGGTAACGAGGCCGTTAATACACTACCACGTACGGTTTTGGGATTTGAACCGTTATCGACAGCCAAAGCGAGATCCAGCGAAAGCCAAATACTTGCAATGGATTGTGTGGTCACAGGGAAATTCGACGATTGCATATATGTTGAGGATACAAACAGGTTATGCGGAATCAAGGTGGCTCCCGCACCCAGCGAAGCCGAGCTTGGAAAACTGATAAGCATTTACGGCACACTGACTACTATCGACGGAGAAAAGGCTATATCGCTGTCCTCGTATGATCTACTGACTGATTCTGCATCGGTCAGTCCACTGGGAATGACAAATCAGTGCCTCGGCGGTGGTGACTTCTTGTATGATGGAACCACAGGTGAAGGCCAACAGGGAATCTATGGCTGGCAATTGGTCAAGAATGCAGACACAGGCAAGCTGGAGAAAAAATGGCAAAAGCTGGCAGGAATAAACAACATCGGCTTGCTGGTGCGGGTATGGGGAAAGGTCATAGATGTCGATACAGCTTCGACTCCGAGCTGGTTCAAGATATCAGATGGATCTCTGAATAATGTTAAAGTGAGTGTTCCGACAGGTGTAAGCATTCCAAGTATGGGTGATGTTGTGGCAGTCACCGGAATAAGCTCATGCGAGATGTCCGGTGATGAACTGACCAACCTGGTAAGAGTCAGGCAGCAGTCGGATATAGAATAG
- a CDS encoding DUF362 domain-containing protein gives MKSQSIVSIVPCADYQPEHVSSAVIKSLELAGLDKVIDKARNILLKPNLLSTRLPEEAVTTHPAIVRAIGQCAQSSGSRVSLGDSPPFAGENAQKYAKLCERTGMSAVASELGIPLVRFEEDVVTAANPGAMFYHSFEVSRLALESDLIINISKLKTHGLTAYTGAVKNIFGCIPGVRKGLFHVQSAERSENFSQMLVDLLRVFRPAVNVMDAVIAMEGEGPNAGSPKQVGLIIASNDAVALDAVACSIIGIDPMSIDTTRLAHEQGLGCADLDSIDIRGESIDSVRVSDFRLSSGRNDWHRIPSPIRKILRRQLVAVPIVNSSECVGCGDCARACPVHAITAARPPIIDLDKCIRCYCCHEVCNFSAIRLRRGWLGNMFDILTKR, from the coding sequence ATGAAAAGTCAATCAATCGTATCCATAGTGCCCTGTGCCGACTATCAGCCCGAGCATGTCTCATCGGCAGTCATAAAATCTCTGGAGCTTGCGGGTCTGGACAAAGTTATTGACAAGGCTCGAAATATTCTCCTGAAGCCCAATTTACTCTCCACTCGCCTGCCTGAGGAGGCCGTGACCACTCATCCTGCAATCGTACGTGCTATCGGGCAATGCGCACAGTCGAGCGGCAGCCGTGTATCGCTGGGTGACAGCCCACCATTTGCAGGCGAAAACGCGCAGAAATATGCAAAGCTCTGTGAACGGACAGGCATGTCTGCGGTTGCGAGTGAACTTGGTATCCCACTTGTAAGGTTTGAGGAAGATGTGGTTACGGCAGCTAACCCCGGTGCCATGTTCTACCATTCATTTGAAGTCTCGCGCCTTGCCCTGGAATCGGATTTGATAATCAACATCTCCAAGCTCAAGACCCATGGCCTGACTGCATACACAGGCGCAGTGAAGAACATTTTTGGTTGCATTCCCGGTGTGCGCAAGGGCTTGTTTCACGTTCAGTCAGCCGAGAGAAGTGAGAATTTTTCTCAGATGCTTGTCGATTTGCTGCGAGTGTTCAGGCCAGCAGTGAACGTGATGGACGCAGTTATCGCGATGGAGGGCGAGGGTCCCAATGCAGGCAGCCCGAAGCAAGTAGGGTTGATTATTGCGTCAAATGATGCAGTTGCGCTGGATGCGGTAGCCTGCAGCATAATAGGCATCGATCCAATGTCCATAGACACCACCAGGCTCGCCCATGAGCAGGGTCTTGGGTGTGCCGATCTTGACTCGATTGACATTCGCGGCGAGTCGATAGACTCCGTCCGGGTCAGCGATTTCAGGCTTTCATCGGGAAGAAATGACTGGCACAGGATACCTTCGCCGATACGCAAGATATTGAGACGCCAACTTGTAGCAGTGCCGATAGTGAACTCATCCGAATGCGTAGGCTGTGGTGATTGTGCCCGGGCCTGTCCAGTGCATGCGATCACTGCAGCCAGGCCTCCGATTATCGATCTGGACAAGTGCATTCGGTGCTACTGCTGTCACGAGGTATGCAACTTTTCGGCTATACGGTTAAGACGCGGGTGGTTGGGAAATATGTTTGACATCCTGACAAAAAGATGA
- a CDS encoding heme ABC transporter ATP-binding protein → MTAKIKVEDVYAGYDGVQVLSGVSMDIADSEFVGIIGPNGSGKTTLLRTMSRALAPQSGFVQLDCKNIYKIPAREYAKRVAVVPQETLVAFDFSVMEIVLMGRSPRLGRFAVESTRDESIALDALRHTGTDHLKDRPINALSGGERQRVMMARALAQEPEVLLLDEPTSHLDISFQYEIMDLVKGLNRERGLTVIAVLHDLNLAGSYCDRLVILGQGSVQAGGLPEEVITSENIRRVYGAEVWVRRHPATGRPYVISGISAKSKKPDKNFDKPLRIHVVGGGGTAAPIFAKLLRRGYQVSSGVLNQSDADQEVADALDIEYVPQQLFAQITPDSHAKHLELIKSADVVILTDVPIGHGNILNVEAVHDVAVSGKRVVLLKPDLIGNRDFTEGRASGLVEEILRAGAYSCESVDKLLHIIEELSITSDQANNQP, encoded by the coding sequence GTGACGGCTAAGATCAAAGTTGAAGATGTGTATGCGGGCTATGACGGCGTGCAGGTTCTCAGCGGCGTTTCGATGGATATTGCCGACTCGGAGTTCGTGGGCATTATCGGTCCCAACGGCAGCGGCAAGACCACACTGCTGCGAACGATGTCTCGTGCGCTTGCACCCCAGTCAGGTTTTGTGCAACTTGACTGTAAAAACATATACAAAATCCCCGCCAGAGAGTATGCGAAAAGAGTTGCCGTTGTGCCTCAAGAGACCCTTGTGGCATTCGATTTTAGCGTAATGGAAATCGTATTGATGGGTCGTTCTCCCAGATTGGGTCGATTTGCAGTGGAGTCGACAAGGGATGAATCGATTGCACTCGACGCCCTGCGCCATACAGGCACGGACCATCTCAAGGACCGGCCTATAAATGCGCTTTCAGGCGGCGAGAGACAGCGGGTGATGATGGCGCGCGCGCTGGCTCAGGAACCTGAAGTGCTGCTGCTCGATGAGCCTACTTCTCATCTGGATATCAGTTTTCAATACGAGATAATGGACCTTGTGAAGGGACTGAACCGGGAGCGTGGATTGACTGTCATCGCGGTCCTGCACGACCTCAATCTGGCCGGGTCATATTGTGACCGTTTGGTCATTTTAGGGCAGGGGAGCGTTCAGGCAGGCGGTCTGCCTGAGGAAGTGATTACGTCAGAGAATATCCGGCGTGTATATGGAGCCGAGGTCTGGGTGCGGCGTCATCCAGCCACAGGCAGGCCGTATGTGATATCCGGCATAAGCGCGAAGTCAAAGAAACCGGACAAAAACTTTGACAAACCTCTACGCATTCATGTTGTAGGCGGGGGAGGCACAGCGGCTCCAATATTTGCGAAGCTGCTGCGCCGCGGATACCAAGTTTCCTCGGGTGTTCTTAATCAAAGTGATGCAGACCAGGAAGTTGCGGACGCACTGGATATTGAGTATGTGCCGCAGCAGTTGTTTGCTCAGATAACGCCGGACTCGCATGCAAAACATTTGGAGCTTATCAAGTCTGCGGATGTGGTAATACTCACCGATGTCCCGATAGGTCATGGAAACATTCTCAATGTCGAGGCTGTGCATGACGTCGCTGTGTCCGGCAAGAGAGTGGTTCTGCTCAAGCCCGATCTTATAGGCAATCGCGATTTCACCGAAGGCAGGGCGAGCGGACTGGTTGAGGAGATATTGAGAGCAGGTGCTTATTCTTGTGAATCGGTTGATAAGCTCCTGCATATAATAGAGGAACTGAGTATTACTTCGGATCAGGCAAATAACCAGCCCTGA
- a CDS encoding GNAT family N-acetyltransferase → MRIEPLSTANLKDGVYCAAEKPNSNEIYEQLEVWLESNMLRGLVARDNNDDVTGFVLYYPIESAPLDVEGEGLYMVQCLFVKPDCQAKGVGRMLVEGAVADARTSGASGLAVEGYKKRTAAGYDFMPAAFFRHLGMVEGDSRDQGTLYYFSFDNKSCPTYAPMDSPKVKIDIIDCRRCYVGVSDRKVVDVVMDSHSPDEVRPKADVGQARSDEDMSNGVFVDGKLTYFTGPISEKDVLEAIEAADSAHDRSMDR, encoded by the coding sequence ATGCGTATTGAACCACTTTCGACAGCTAACTTGAAAGACGGCGTTTATTGTGCTGCGGAAAAACCCAACAGCAACGAAATATACGAACAGCTTGAAGTATGGCTGGAAAGCAATATGCTCAGAGGCCTTGTTGCACGCGACAACAACGATGACGTGACGGGTTTTGTTCTCTATTACCCGATTGAAAGCGCTCCTCTGGATGTTGAAGGCGAAGGGCTATACATGGTCCAATGCCTCTTCGTTAAGCCGGACTGTCAGGCGAAAGGAGTCGGCAGAATGCTGGTTGAAGGCGCTGTGGCAGATGCGCGCACCAGCGGCGCTTCCGGACTGGCAGTCGAAGGTTACAAGAAACGCACTGCCGCCGGTTATGATTTCATGCCTGCGGCATTCTTCCGACATTTGGGTATGGTCGAGGGCGATTCACGCGATCAGGGCACGCTCTATTACTTCAGCTTTGATAATAAATCTTGCCCCACATACGCTCCAATGGATTCTCCAAAGGTCAAAATTGATATCATCGACTGTCGGAGATGCTATGTCGGGGTCAGCGATCGTAAGGTGGTCGATGTTGTTATGGATAGTCACTCGCCGGATGAAGTCAGGCCAAAGGCGGATGTGGGTCAGGCAAGATCGGATGAGGATATGTCAAACGGCGTGTTCGTAGACGGCAAATTGACATATTTCACCGGACCTATATCAGAAAAAGACGTGCTCGAAGCTATTGAAGCTGCCGACTCTGCACACGACAGGTCGATGGATCGCTGA
- a CDS encoding glycosyltransferase family 2 protein, with product MFQNKKVIVVMPAFNASETLRKTHDEILTQGIVDMVIVVDDASNDETVKIARTLPNTIVHVHEKNKGYGANQKTCYKLALEQGGDIVIMVHPDYQYTPKLIPAMACLIGNGLYGCVIGSRILGGHQRAIKQGMPVWKYAANRFLTAVENVLMGVKLSEYHTGYRAFSGELLKKLPLEKNSDDFVFDNQMLAQIIWLGYQIGEISCPTKYFPEASSINFRRSVIYGFGCLRTAAEFSLSKVGIIRAGYLPDPK from the coding sequence TTGTTCCAAAACAAAAAAGTGATCGTGGTTATGCCGGCATTTAACGCCTCGGAAACACTGCGCAAAACACACGATGAAATTCTGACGCAGGGAATCGTGGATATGGTTATTGTGGTCGATGACGCAAGCAATGATGAGACGGTCAAGATCGCGCGCACTCTGCCGAATACTATTGTCCATGTGCATGAAAAAAATAAAGGCTATGGAGCGAACCAAAAAACATGCTATAAACTCGCGCTTGAGCAAGGCGGCGATATCGTAATCATGGTCCATCCGGACTATCAATATACACCAAAACTCATTCCCGCAATGGCATGTCTTATCGGGAATGGGCTATATGGCTGCGTCATAGGATCACGAATACTCGGAGGCCATCAGCGCGCAATAAAACAGGGGATGCCAGTCTGGAAATATGCGGCTAACCGGTTTCTTACTGCAGTGGAAAACGTGCTGATGGGAGTCAAACTTTCAGAATATCACACCGGTTACAGAGCTTTTTCTGGCGAGCTGCTCAAAAAACTGCCTCTGGAGAAAAACTCGGATGACTTTGTGTTCGACAACCAGATGCTTGCGCAGATTATATGGCTCGGTTATCAGATTGGTGAGATAAGCTGCCCGACCAAATATTTCCCTGAGGCTTCGTCTATCAACTTCAGAAGAAGTGTAATCTATGGTTTCGGCTGCTTGAGAACCGCCGCTGAGTTTTCTCTATCGAAGGTCGGGATAATCAGGGCTGGTTATTTGCCTGATCCGAAGTAA
- a CDS encoding serine protease, producing the protein MEKRIGNIALLALVVMSISVFAVSCAADIASDGRTVADTCKDAVTTVHLVLETKVSYQGGSDKEQHKVTSTATIIDPSGLAVTSLSDIDPTLFTSYMEQDESYSMSVDVVDLKLKLSDGTEIPADIVLRDKDLDLAFIKPKTAPEKPMTYVDLAKAGAPQMLDELIVISRLGQIANRALAAYVDRVQAVLTKPRTLYVVSGVFGLGSPTFTPDGKIVGIVVIRVDQSQDSDSTSRSMGYGDSLYVVIPASTIAKAALQAKEAAAAK; encoded by the coding sequence ATGGAAAAACGCATCGGCAATATTGCGCTTCTGGCTCTGGTAGTTATGAGCATTTCAGTATTTGCAGTATCCTGCGCCGCGGACATCGCCAGTGATGGGCGGACTGTCGCAGACACATGTAAGGACGCAGTCACGACAGTGCACCTTGTGCTGGAGACTAAGGTCTCCTATCAAGGCGGCAGCGATAAAGAACAGCATAAAGTCACAAGCACTGCTACGATTATTGACCCATCCGGACTGGCCGTAACGTCACTCTCGGATATAGACCCCACCCTGTTCACATCCTATATGGAACAGGATGAGAGCTACAGCATGTCCGTAGACGTGGTCGACCTGAAGCTGAAACTCTCAGACGGAACAGAAATACCGGCCGATATTGTGCTGCGTGATAAGGACCTCGATCTTGCATTCATCAAACCCAAAACCGCACCCGAAAAACCTATGACTTATGTCGATCTGGCAAAAGCAGGCGCTCCACAAATGCTGGATGAACTGATTGTAATCTCCAGGCTAGGCCAGATTGCAAACCGGGCGCTGGCGGCATATGTCGACCGCGTGCAAGCCGTGCTGACAAAACCGCGCACACTGTACGTCGTGTCAGGCGTCTTCGGACTCGGCAGCCCTACGTTTACACCAGACGGAAAGATCGTAGGGATCGTGGTCATCCGTGTGGATCAGAGCCAGGATAGTGACTCTACTTCCAGATCGATGGGCTATGGTGACTCCTTGTACGTGGTCATTCCTGCATCGACTATTGCTAAAGCCGCTTTGCAAGCAAAGGAAGCCGCAGCCGCCAAATAA